From a region of the Arachis ipaensis cultivar K30076 chromosome B09, Araip1.1, whole genome shotgun sequence genome:
- the LOC107616306 gene encoding uncharacterized protein LOC107616306: MYIENRAQISFIELYVEFEQSEADRNIVREDYNSDSEEEFESNYEFVGPDGDEDQGEKNTAPDVTEVANALTNEVPFEKPSFMRVLDLEAMHVPKFPEYMTTGTRDVVFEWSGATISQDHSKLDSITIAEAIKPLVEADPSLKVKSVIAEVQSKFNYTVSYRKAWLAKQRAVEKIFGSWEVSFEALPIWFKAMCHKEPSAVVHFETMPAYQGDELVGDIQVLHRVFWSYYPYIRAFRHCKPIVQVDGTHLYGKYKSCLLVAVSQDGNNNIVPIAFAIVEGETSDAWHFFLSNLRQHVVTRDGVGLISDRHESINAAVKCSNGAWSPPRAFHIFCIRHIESNFLRKFKAPYLQKLVVNIGNHLLNLSNLLTEITFNICFTCCYPLGYSRKVREYEVRYQRLRERGEAYTNWLNRIPREQYALAFDGGYRWGHMTTNLVECINSVLKGARNLPITALVKAIFYRLNELFTRKRAEAETRINAGHVFSEVVTSKLHANQLSLGNIQVSCFDRQNEVFEVREMPSGLEFAADLRGLRCDCGEFQVDRIPCRHVFACCANQRLDWKLYLHDVYKIDQVRQVYRARFRPLGNPTTWPAYNGPRFVPNPYLRRVSKGRPRMTRFLNEMDTRMLRRPRRCTLCGAEGHSRSRCRQSTGTNADGDAQ; this comes from the exons atgtatattgaaaatcGGGCTCAGATCTCGTTcatcgagttgtatgttgagtttgaacaatcTGAAGCTGACCGGAATATTGTACgggaagattataatagtgacagtgaagaagagttcgaaagTAACTACGAGTTTGTTGGTCCAGATGGAGATGAAGATCAAGGTGAGAAAAATACGGCTCCAGATGTGACAGAGGTGGCAAATGCACTCACAAACGAAGTGCCATTTGAGAAGCCATCATTCATGCGAGTTTTGGacttggaagccatgcatgttccgAAGTTTCCGGAATATATGACTACAGGTACGAGAGACGTCGTATTTGAATGGTCAGG AGCCACCATTTCACAGGATCATTCGAAGCTGGATTCTATCACAATTGCGGAAGCGATAAAGCCATTGGTTGAGGCTGACCCCTCCTTAAAGGTAAAGTCGGTTATAGCAGAAGTGCAATCGAAGTTCAACTACACCGTCAGTTACcggaaagcatggttggctaaACAAAGGGCagtagaaaaaatatttggaaGTTGGGAGGTATCGTTTGAAGCGTTGCCTATATGGTTCAAAGCCATGTGTCATAAGGAGCCATCAGCTGTTGTCcattttgagactatgcctgCATATCAAGGCGATGAGTTGGTGGGTGATATTCAAGTACTGCATCGAGTATTTTGGAGTTATTACCCCTATATTAGGGCATTCAGACATTGTAAGCCAATTGTCCAGGTGGATGGGACTCACTTGTATGGAAAGTATAAGAGTTGTCTACTAGTGGCAGTTTCACAGGATGGCAACAACAATATCGTCCCAATTGCGTTTGCTATtgtggagggagagacttctgatgcatGGCACTTCTTCCTTAGTAACCTTCGTCAGCATGTTGTCACTCGGGATGGTGTGGGTCTAATATCCGACCGACACGAATCCATCAATGCAGCTGTGAAATGCAGTAACGGAGCTTGGTCACCTCCTAGAGCTTTTCATATTTTCTGCATCAGGCATATAGAGTCGAATTTTCTGCGAAAATTCAAGGCACCGTACCTCCAAAAATTGGTCGTCAACATTGGTAACCATTTACTAAATTTAAGTAACTTATTAACAGAAATAACCTTCAATATTTGTTTCACTTGTTGCTATCCTCTAGGATATTCGAGGAAGGTGCGGGAGTACGAAGTGCGTTACCAGCGATTACGGGAACGGGGTGAAGCGTATACAAACTGGTTAAACCGAATTCCTCGCGAACAGTACGCATTGGCATTTGATGGTGGATACCGATGGGGTCACATGACAACGAATCTAGTGGAATGCATCAATTCAGTGttgaagggtgcacgcaatctTCCCATTACTGCTCTTGTCAAGGCAATATTCTACAGGCTAAACGAGCTGTTCACCAGAAAAAGAGCGGAGGCAGAAACGCGGATTAATGCTGGCCATGTGTTCTCCGAAGTCGTGACCTCGAAGTTGCATGCAAACCAACTTTCATTAGGAAACATTCAGGTCAGTTGCTTTGACCGGCAGAATGAGGTCTTCGAGGTGCGTGAGATGCCAAGCGGACTGGAGTTTGCAGCCGATCTACGTGGCCTTCGATGTGACTGTGGTGAGTTCCAGGTGGACCGGATCCCCTGCAGACATGTGTTCGCATGTTGCGCCAACCAGCGACTGGATTGGAAACTGTATTTGCATGATGTGTATAAGATTGACCAAGTTCGGCAGGTGTACCGAGCAAGATTTAGGCCACTAGGTAACCCGACGACATGGCCTGCGTACAACGGTCCTCGCTTCGTACCGAATCCGTATCTGAGACGAGTCTCGAAAGGGCGCCCCAGGATGACgcgcttcttgaatgagatggacacgcGAATGTTACGTCGTCCTAGGCGATGTACGCTATGTGGAGCTGAGGGACACAGTCGTAGTAGATGCCGTCAGTCAACTGGTACAAATGCCGACGGAGATGCTCAGTAG